In the Devosia sp. SL43 genome, one interval contains:
- the dprA gene encoding DNA-processing protein DprA, with product MAPVAGAALLTPAQRTAWLRLLRTDNVGPATFRQLLNRFGSAEAALEALPELMKRGGKPVRITSQSQAEDEIAGLSRYGARLVASCEPDYPDHLHHISAAPPLLTMAGGANLDWHRTVGIVGARNASSAGIKMTRMLATDLGERGYTVVSGLARGIDTAAHRATLATGTIAVLAGGFDKIYPDENIPLAHDILDQGGALLTEMPLGWEPRARDFPRRNRLVSGLSLGIVVVEAAKRSGSLITARLALEQNRDVFAVPGSPLDPRAEGGNALIQQGAKLITCADDIIETLGSADPGRSALFDRDWEPDLAPETPPPSEDDKSRLLSALSSTPVEVDELVRQSGLSASAMQMLLLELDLAGQIEWSSGQLVALKYA from the coding sequence TTGGCGCCTGTAGCGGGTGCCGCATTGCTGACGCCGGCCCAACGCACCGCCTGGCTGCGGCTGTTGCGTACCGACAATGTCGGGCCAGCCACGTTCCGCCAATTGCTCAACAGGTTCGGCTCGGCCGAGGCCGCGCTGGAGGCCCTGCCCGAGCTGATGAAGCGCGGCGGCAAGCCGGTTCGGATCACCAGCCAGAGCCAGGCCGAGGATGAAATCGCTGGCCTGTCGCGGTACGGCGCGCGGCTGGTGGCGAGTTGCGAGCCAGACTATCCCGACCACCTGCACCATATCTCTGCCGCGCCGCCGCTACTGACCATGGCCGGTGGGGCCAACCTCGATTGGCACCGTACGGTCGGCATTGTCGGTGCGCGCAACGCCTCCTCAGCCGGCATCAAGATGACTCGCATGCTGGCGACCGATCTGGGCGAACGCGGCTATACCGTTGTCTCGGGCCTCGCTCGCGGTATCGACACTGCCGCCCACAGAGCAACGCTCGCAACGGGCACCATTGCCGTGCTGGCCGGCGGGTTCGACAAGATTTACCCTGATGAGAACATTCCGCTGGCGCACGATATTCTCGACCAGGGCGGCGCGCTGCTGACCGAGATGCCGCTTGGCTGGGAACCGCGCGCCCGCGATTTCCCGAGGCGTAACCGACTGGTTTCGGGTTTATCGCTTGGCATCGTGGTGGTGGAGGCAGCCAAGCGCAGTGGCTCGCTGATCACTGCGCGCCTTGCCCTGGAACAGAACCGCGACGTCTTCGCCGTCCCCGGCTCGCCGCTCGATCCGCGTGCCGAGGGGGGCAATGCGCTGATCCAGCAGGGCGCTAAGCTGATCACCTGCGCCGACGACATCATCGAGACCCTGGGTAGCGCCGACCCCGGCCGCAGCGCCCTGTTCGACCGCGATTGGGAGCCAGACCTGGCGCCAGAGACGCCACCACCCAGCGAGGATGACAAGTCTCGCCTATTGTCGGCGCTGAGTTCTACGCCGGTCGAGGTGGATGAGTTGGTGCGCCAGTCGGGCCTGTCAGCTTCGGCGATGCAGATGCTGCTCCTGGAGCTGGATCTGGCGGGGCAGATCGAATGGTCGAGCGGGCAGTTGGTGGCGTTGAAATACGCCTAG
- the murB gene encoding UDP-N-acetylmuramate dehydrogenase gives MTDPSLALIPDFDLSAHNTLALSARSHLGTRITEPAMVPQVIAEAAALGLPLRILGGGSNVVLAPSFDGITALIAIKGRRVVETTEQGVLVEAAAGETWHELVTWTVGQGLGGIENLALIPGTVGAAPVQNIGAYGVEVADVLESLVAYDCFDKLERTFRKDECAFAYRDSMFKHEPGRYVVLSLRLRLPTPWVPKLNFAGLSDIDGELTPQAVMDRVVALRNSKLPDWRVTPNAGSFFQNPIVSPVDAQAALTEFPTAPAFPQPDGQLKLSAGWLIEKSGLKGFRLGPVGMSERHALVLVNHGGAVQADVAALAEHVKRTVRERFGVQLHEEPVFC, from the coding sequence ATGACAGATCCGAGCCTCGCCTTGATTCCCGATTTTGATCTCTCGGCCCACAACACGCTGGCGCTGAGTGCCCGTTCGCACCTGGGCACCCGCATCACAGAGCCGGCCATGGTGCCACAAGTGATCGCCGAAGCAGCGGCGCTGGGCCTGCCGCTGCGTATCCTGGGTGGAGGCAGCAACGTGGTGCTGGCTCCCAGCTTTGACGGCATCACCGCACTGATCGCGATCAAGGGCCGGCGCGTGGTCGAGACGACGGAACAGGGCGTCCTGGTCGAAGCCGCCGCTGGCGAGACCTGGCACGAGCTGGTGACCTGGACGGTCGGGCAGGGGCTCGGCGGTATCGAGAACCTTGCCCTCATTCCGGGTACTGTCGGCGCCGCTCCGGTGCAGAATATCGGGGCCTACGGCGTCGAAGTGGCGGATGTGCTCGAGTCGCTGGTGGCTTACGACTGTTTCGACAAGCTGGAGCGCACCTTCCGCAAGGACGAATGCGCCTTCGCCTATCGCGACAGCATGTTCAAGCACGAGCCGGGCCGCTACGTCGTGCTGTCGCTCCGCCTGCGTCTGCCCACGCCATGGGTGCCCAAGCTGAACTTTGCGGGCCTGTCGGATATTGATGGCGAGCTGACGCCACAGGCCGTCATGGATCGCGTCGTAGCCCTGCGGAACTCCAAGCTCCCGGACTGGCGGGTCACGCCCAATGCCGGCTCCTTCTTCCAGAATCCGATCGTGTCGCCTGTTGATGCGCAGGCTGCGCTGACCGAGTTCCCCACGGCGCCAGCTTTCCCTCAGCCGGATGGGCAGTTGAAACTCTCAGCCGGCTGGCTGATCGAGAAAAGCGGCCTCAAGGGTTTCCGGCTGGGTCCTGTGGGGATGTCAGAGCGGCATGCGCTGGTGCTGGTCAATCATGGTGGCGCGGTGCAGGCAGACGTGGCTGCACTGGCCGAACATGTGAAGCGCACGGTGCGCGAGCGGTTCGGCGTGCAACTGCATGAAGAGCCGGTGTTCTGCTAG
- the plsY gene encoding glycerol-3-phosphate 1-O-acyltransferase PlsY: protein MTVSLIYAVVLGYLCGSIPFGLILTRAAGLGDIRTIGSGNIGATNVLRTGNRWVALATLILDAAKAAVPVLIARYYWGENAAMLAGIAAFAGHCFPVWLNFKGGKGVAVSIGSLLALSWPVGLIFCAVWLLIAVARKFSSLAALTASATSPIFAYVIVNEWLAGAAAIMALLLFYQHRENIARLIQGTEPRIGSEKKAS from the coding sequence GTGACCGTCAGCCTGATCTATGCCGTCGTCCTGGGCTATCTCTGCGGCTCCATACCCTTCGGCCTTATTCTGACGCGAGCCGCCGGCCTCGGCGATATCCGCACCATCGGCTCGGGCAATATCGGCGCCACCAATGTGCTGCGCACCGGCAATCGCTGGGTGGCGCTGGCCACCTTGATCCTCGATGCAGCCAAGGCCGCCGTGCCGGTGCTGATCGCGCGCTACTACTGGGGCGAAAACGCCGCCATGCTGGCCGGCATCGCCGCCTTTGCCGGCCATTGCTTTCCGGTCTGGCTCAACTTCAAGGGCGGCAAGGGTGTCGCCGTGTCGATCGGCTCGCTGCTGGCGCTGAGCTGGCCGGTGGGTCTCATCTTCTGCGCCGTCTGGCTGCTGATCGCCGTTGCCCGCAAGTTTTCCTCGCTGGCTGCGCTGACGGCCAGCGCCACCTCGCCGATCTTCGCCTATGTCATCGTCAACGAATGGCTGGCCGGCGCCGCCGCGATCATGGCGCTGCTATTGTTTTACCAGCACCGCGAGAACATCGCCCGGCTGATACAGGGCACTGAGCCCAGGATCGGCTCCGAGAAGAAGGCCTCCTAA
- the pyrC gene encoding dihydroorotase → MTRPLLIENARIVDPASHTDAKGAVLVENGVIAHIAIGGPIGVPDDAVVINAKGLILAPGLIDMRVFTGEPGKEYRETLQSAGDAAAAGGVTSFVMMPDTAPVVDDGALVDFLIRRAKATSKVNVLPAGAITKGLAGQEMTEFGLLQEAGAVCLTDGRHSIQSTALLRTVMSYAANYGMTVVHHVSDTSLTGDGVMNEGLFATILGLKGIPREAETIPLARDLQLAALTGTRYHAAQISCAASIELMAAAKKRNPHVTAGVSINNLALNENDIGRYRTFFKLSTPLRSEDDRQAVIEGLRNGTIDTIHSDHDPQDTEVKRQPFAEASDGAIGLETLLAAALRLVHSGDVDLMTVLRAMTSRPADILGLASGRIAIGAPADLILFDLDYPWQVSEREIRSRSRNTSFEGARLAGKVMRTIVAGQTVHTHAED, encoded by the coding sequence ATGACCCGGCCTCTTCTCATCGAAAATGCCCGCATCGTCGATCCCGCCTCGCATACCGATGCCAAGGGTGCCGTACTGGTCGAGAATGGCGTCATTGCCCATATCGCCATCGGCGGCCCCATCGGCGTGCCTGACGATGCCGTTGTGATCAACGCCAAGGGCCTGATCCTGGCGCCCGGCCTGATCGATATGCGCGTCTTCACCGGCGAGCCCGGCAAGGAGTATCGCGAAACGCTGCAATCGGCTGGCGATGCGGCAGCGGCTGGTGGTGTCACCAGCTTCGTCATGATGCCCGATACTGCCCCCGTAGTGGACGATGGCGCGCTGGTGGACTTTCTGATCCGCCGCGCCAAGGCCACGAGCAAGGTCAATGTCCTCCCGGCCGGCGCCATCACCAAGGGGCTGGCTGGGCAGGAAATGACCGAGTTCGGCCTGCTGCAGGAAGCGGGTGCCGTCTGCCTCACCGATGGCCGCCATTCCATCCAGTCGACCGCCCTGCTCCGCACCGTGATGAGCTATGCCGCCAATTACGGCATGACGGTCGTGCACCACGTGTCTGACACGAGCCTGACGGGCGACGGGGTCATGAACGAAGGGTTGTTCGCCACCATTCTCGGTCTCAAGGGCATTCCACGTGAGGCCGAGACCATCCCGCTGGCCCGCGACCTCCAGCTCGCCGCCCTTACCGGTACGAGATATCACGCCGCGCAAATCTCTTGTGCCGCCTCGATCGAGCTGATGGCAGCGGCCAAGAAGCGTAATCCGCATGTTACGGCTGGCGTTTCGATCAACAACCTGGCGCTCAACGAAAACGACATTGGCCGCTACCGCACCTTCTTCAAGCTGTCGACGCCGCTGCGATCGGAGGACGATCGCCAGGCGGTCATCGAGGGCCTGCGCAACGGCACTATCGACACCATCCATTCCGACCACGATCCGCAGGATACGGAGGTCAAGCGCCAGCCCTTCGCTGAGGCTTCGGACGGCGCCATCGGCCTTGAGACGCTGCTCGCCGCCGCCTTGCGCCTCGTTCATTCCGGCGACGTGGACCTCATGACGGTGCTGCGCGCCATGACCAGCCGGCCCGCCGATATCCTTGGCCTCGCCTCGGGCCGCATCGCCATCGGGGCGCCAGCAGACCTGATCCTGTTCGATCTCGACTATCCCTGGCAGGTCAGTGAGCGCGAAATCCGCTCGCGATCGCGCAATACCAGCTTTGAAGGCGCGCGGCTTGCTGGCAAGGTGATGCGCACAATCGTGGCCGGGCAAACCGTCCACACGCATGCGGAGGACTAA